ccgttaaaaactcatTGGTGGCCACGATCGCAAAATTGAAGCCAAttcaaatcaaaggtggaccgCACGATGGGATTGAagtcccatcattaaaaactttttgagagccacacaagttttgtttgtttttttttacgtCTAGGTCTACGTGACTTTATCAACACGTCTGATGGCAAGAGCTAATCGTGAGCCTTCAATGACGAGTAAATGTTAAGATAAACTCTAGGAAGATTTTAACGATGGGTATTCAATGACAAcgactttctatggtgtggttcacctgagattaaTGTCCTCTTTATTTTTACGGGATAGACAGTGTTGTTATTCAACATAGACATTTACAAGGTGGGCCAACGGTCATGGTCGCACCCACCTGGCTGGATCTCACACCTAATTCGCTttcgggacgcggatttctttaaagttcttgcgctggaaacctagATGAGGCTACTGTGATGTTTCTGAtgaatctaccccgtccatccgttctttgagatcattttaagatttgaGACAAAAATTACCAGGATCCTagactcaagtgagccgaaaTAAAGGAAAAAGTGAGTAGGGAAagtcctaccgttaaaaactccttgggggtagaaagtgatgtttacatgccatccataccgttcataacgtcattcatactgagattaactgaaaacaaaatattatcctgattaaaaacttctgtggccccacgaatatttcaactgtggaagttaaATCTtcacttttaggcacacttgagtattggatacaggtaaattttagtacattatattaaaatgatctcaaaaaacggatggacggtgtagatttctaaaaaacatcacggtgggcccaaataGGTTTCCATTGCAGGaatttcatgcgaaaggcttttgcaggaaaaccCGCGTCCCGCTTTCGTTCTCCAGTGATGAATGGGTGACTTGACTTCAGCGCAAAAGAAGATTCGGGACTCCGCAGCACTGCTAATTGAAGTGCGCGCGTGAGTGCAAGAATTATCTTCGCGACACACGTGCTAACCCGGCACACGAAAGACAGATCGAAACATTATCGTCGGAATCTTGAACACGCATccagaaatcaggccattcatcatTCATAGGGGGGGGGTGCCACTTGCATGAGAGAAGCTGTATAAGGACCAGTGGTCCACCTTCAAGTTACATTTATAGACCGCCTGGATCGTCGAATTGGACTGATTTCTAGGCCAACAGATGGTTGCGATTGGACCCATGTGATGAATGACTCACATCTACAGCACGTTATACACGTCCACTCGTGTTTCGCACTTGAGCATTTCTGGATAACAGGAGGACAAAAGCACGTTCCGCACGCCATTCTGTACGGATTTCCCGAGAGTTACTGTGTATCGAGCCGTGCGAGTAGGATGAGATCCTACTGGCGCTTGCACGAACAGCTCCAAACTCGTGCGAAAGATCTGATCAGTACATCAACTGACCCGACGACGTTAGGCAGATTTGCTGTCGGAGAGGCTAGTCGCGTTCTAGAAACGTACAGTTACAATGATAGACCAACAATCTCAGTCATGTGCTGAAGATTACCACACTTTAAGACCCCTCAAAGACAGGACCCTAAATAAAAGATGCTGGATAAATTTTGATGATCGGGTCAGATCAGATCTTTAACATGCATGCCGTAAAGGACGACTGCTCACGAGTAGGATTCAAATAATACTCGCAGTGAATAAAGAAAGGGCCATCCATTCAAGAGAATTTGTTGAGTCCCCACCTACCCTAGAGCTACAGAGCCGCAGGGGGGAATCGGCTTGCATGCAACAACCTGTTACACGGAGAGCGGGTAGCACAAAATGCTGTGGGGCCTACCACAATTTCCGTGTGAAATCTACTTCGTTCATCACTTTTATCTGGTCACTTAAGATATTTTAACaaagaatgatgcagatccaaaactcacatcggccacaccatttaaaacagTGGGTATTGAATGTATGCGGCCCGTAAAAGCCTTTtccatgctgatatttgtgttttcctttgatcATAAAGggagtcaccttatgaacgggtcagatggtatgcgaacatcatggtgggcccaacaaggtttcaatggtggtcgttcaatcccaTTCTTTCTTGTGGCgcgggccacttgagatttgtatctttctcatttttctaaTCACATGATACCATAATCTGTAAAAatcgatgaacggagtggatgctACACGGACATCTTAAGCCCACAGAATTTTGTGCTGCTCGGGCTGTGTGTAACAGTTGGTACACGCAGTTCGCGTAAGGAGTATATATACattggagtggattaggtgcggcccctgaccgtggggcccaccttgattaatgtgtAGTATGTccactcaactggaccacatttcaggaaatagtggtgattgaactgcCGCCATTAAAAAGTTCCTACGTCCCACCATAatatctattttccatccaacccgttgataatgcCAAAGAGACCTGGATTAAGgcaataaaacaaatatcagcttaatccaagacttttaCAGCCCacaagaaggttttaatagtcaatcaaaactgttttctatagcgtggtccactgatatttgaatctatttcatttttggtattataatctaaaacgagctggaaaaacagatggtcagtgtggatatactacaaatatatcaaggtaggtcccacggtCAGGGACGCACTGTATTGGGTGTGGCCAGGGTCGCACCAAATCCGCTCACCCATCATATCATTTGTATCTGCATTCATCAGACATCCAGCGCCCTAACACTTCCatccgactctctctctctctctctctctctctccaaagcaATCCAAGAAATGGCTTGGCTAACCCGATTTCTGAGCGCGCTGGCCTTTCTGGCCATCGGCATCCTCTTTTCTCCCGAGACCTTTGGATCAAAATCCGACGGCGGACATTCGTCCAGGCTCACCATCTTTCTCAAGCTGTCCCACCTACTGAGCTTTGCGACGGCCTGGGGCGCTGCTCTCTGGGTAACATTCATCGGCGGAATTATAATGTTCAAGTAAGTCCATCGATTCTTTTCTCAACGCTCTCCATCAAGAGAATCATCCTACACGCATCCTCCACACATGTGATGATCCGAGCCGTctatcatgtaggacccaccatgtagATTCCCCACCGCATGAATCAGGCGGATCCatcagtcaggtgggccacaatttctTCAGCCGCCCATTTTGTACACATGACCCATCGATGGACGTCTCGGATTGCACAATTCGCAAGCCTCCATGATTGAATATCATccttatgaatttttttaatttttgggaaaTTAGGAACCTTCCAAGGCATCAATTTGGGAATTTACAGAGCAAGATGTTCCCGGCGTATTTCTTGACTGTCGGTGCCTGCGGCGCCATCTCAGTGGCGACGTTCGGCTACCTCCATCCTTGGAAGACGGCTTCATCATCGGAGAGGTATCAGTTGGGTTTTCTTCTGTCATCGTTCGCGTTCAATCTCACAAACCTGTTTGTGTTTACTCCCATGACGATCGAGGTAATTACTATACTATCTTGCACCATATTTTTCTAATTGCCACTGAAAGTCAAAGCTTAGTCGATGACAgtcaaggattttttattttttgaattctcCTCTACTACAATCACCCGAAACTCAAATCTCAAAgctcccaaaaaaagaaaaagaagaaaagatcttTTGGATGTATAAGTGAATTGAATTATGAAATGACAAAACGCAAATGTTGTTTTCGAGTATTCATAATGAAAGTAGCCCTCTGCAGTTAGTTTGCTATTGGGTCTGACTTGAAAGCAATGTAATTGCAAATTCCCTTCTGGCGTGATAGCTatgaagtttttattttttatttttttattctccgCTTCTAAGTGAGTGGGAGCCTTGAGCTTTGCAGTCACTGGTTGATCCAgctgttgtattttatttttgggccttTGTACCTTTTGAATAAAtttcattatctttcaaaaaaaagaaaaaaagaaaaaaaaagaaagaatgttATTGCAATTTGGAGTCCAAACCATCAATGTGAATGCTAAGTAAGGAAATTACAATTTAGTTATGTGCATTTTATTATGGACTAGTTATTGCAATTGAAATGGATAGTTCTTgtgaactgttagagtataggATACATGTACAGCTATACATACTATAGATAGCTATGCCAATGGATTCATGTATATCTGTTAAGATCTCCTACAGATCTCCCACATCTTTTATATATTCTCCTACTCCTCATTGTTAATGGAATAAATATAACACAAGTTTTTGTCATGTTGTCTCTTGTGAATAACATGAACCAAAATGCAAACCGAGTCAAATTGCAAGTGTAAGCATTTCATGGTCTTCATCTCTCTTTAATTTTTGTTTTCCAATATCTATATGTTTCACTCATAGAATTAGAGCtgaatggatgaagtggaaatgtgcctctggagttttatgtgatctcCACATACCAATCGAATTGAAGGGAAGATTTTATAGGATATACATAAGAGCAGCCATGcttttatgggatagaatgttgggcaatCAAAGAACAACAtcttcataggatgagtgtagttgaATGAGAATGtcaagatggatgagtggcaagacgaggagggatagaattagaaatgaatgcatttgagggaacttaggagtagtatCAATAGTGAATAAGATAAGGGAAAGTAGGACTTAGATCATGGTTTGGCCACGTCTGATGGAGACCAAGAAGGCAAGAACTACACTGATAGGAGTGAATTGATTCAAGTCGAAGTCTCTAAATGGGCAAGGGAaaggcctaaaatgacatgggtggaggtagtaagagaaTATATTAacgacctatggtttaactgaagaCATGGTCCTTGATTGCGTGGAATAGCTAAACATTATTCGTGTAGCCAAACTCAATTTGTTGGGATAgtgcttaaatgatgatgatgatgaatattgatAGGATTGTCTCGCTCATGCATCTTCCAAATGGTAAAAAGATATGTGACAGTTGTTTCATGGATGTGAAAGAGAGTACTTGGATTATTTCTGCTGCCTTAGTTTTTTTATTTAAGGACCCAATTCAAAGTCTAGCATTGTTGAAGGTGAAAACATAATGACGAGCTGCAATTATGGAATTTGAGTCGGTATCATTTCATGGATGTCATGAAAGCtcctcctcttttttctttctttctttctttctttctttcttcttcttcttcttcttcttcttcttcttcttcttctttttttttttttttttttttgcgtcaAGAAGGTGAAAATGTTtgctaaataataaaaaattcttgaaatttgtcATTGTTTTTTCCCGCAATTGCAACAATCATGATTTTAAGTAGTTAGGATATAGCTTTGTTGGTTGTATTGTATCGATATTGGTCTCCTCGGACACATGATACGGGGTTGAAGCAGTCTGTTTAGAAAAGAGGGGGCTTTATAGTCCTGTATCAGCTGATACAGGCCGATATGCCGCATATCAGCACTGATAGGTGGCCAACATGGTTAGTATAGGCTGATACGGCTGTAGAGGCCTCTTTTTTTCCCAACCCTTCTCTAGCTTTTTGACTTGTGTCTTCATCTTGATCGTGtaagaagcttaaaaactcattttatacTAGATCTATGCCTGTTTTGCGATTGAAACACAAGATTTGGGTGAGATTCGTCGAATGGAAGCAAAATGAACTATCTTGGGAAAAATTAGAATAAGAATATAGCTGTCacatttttttcttgttttccatctctctctctctctctctctctctctctctctctctctctctctcttttgtttttcaacatactGGGTCCTAATCTATCAATTCAATTGGTTGTGTTCAATTAGAACCTACTTGGTTGATGTTTAGCAGATTAAGCCACATACAACATTCATATGAAAGAATGGTCTGATATACCATTGCATATTTGTTGAACACATTAAAAATTGATAGATTCCTGTGTTTTAcatgttttcctattttttagatGCTTTTTCGAACTTTTTTGCCCAACATTTTCTGAGCCGATACGGATCTCATACGCTCTGTCTTGTTATCATTTTTGGGCCTGGCTAATAAGCCGACTGATACTGTTATTCAAAAGCAGGCTACAATC
This DNA window, taken from Magnolia sinica isolate HGM2019 chromosome 14, MsV1, whole genome shotgun sequence, encodes the following:
- the LOC131225154 gene encoding uncharacterized protein LOC131225154, with the translated sequence MAWLTRFLSALAFLAIGILFSPETFGSKSDGGHSSRLTIFLKLSHLLSFATAWGAALWVTFIGGIIMFKNLPRHQFGNLQSKMFPAYFLTVGACGAISVATFGYLHPWKTASSSERYQLGFLLSSFAFNLTNLFVFTPMTIEMMKQRHKVEREENIGEEVGWTKNAEVAKVNPKLAAMNKKFGMIHGLSSLANIMSFGSLAMHSWYLAGKIQL